The following coding sequences lie in one Candidatus Methylomirabilota bacterium genomic window:
- a CDS encoding thiamine pyrophosphate-binding protein gives MEEGRVPCRGALQQEAGLSGTLRTGGEWVVEVLRAQGVRHVFGLPGVHNLAIYDALIRQHDIAHILSRHEQGAGFMADGYARSSGRPGVVVVTTGPGATNVLTPLVESFADGQPILVLMSDIPAALIGKGLGALHEVSNQIDCFKPVCSWAETIYDAREIPAAVERAFHLFRTGRQRPIALSLPTDLLVAKTEGRREAFSDRPPACDPRLVDDAARRLSEAKRPLIVAGGGVISSGASAELAALARRLGAPVVTSVMGRGAIPETDPLWLGVLPNYRSTQAALERTDVVLAVGCRFAHRSTKGLMLKLDFKPEQTLIHLDIDPSVIGLMHRANIAIVGDARNGLSGLLAALGKGPAATDWDAAWIRSQRETRWPRYTETVDRLLTMLRQALPPEGIVVNDQCGLNYWMEWHFPVLEPRTFLYPVGSATLGYGVPAAIGAKVAHPDRPVLAVLGDGGFMFSVNELATAVKYGLGIVFLVLNDERYGAIKYLQEGIFGKYGEVDLANPDFPAMARAFGAEGLRVESLDDLPKALGRALSHAGPTLLEVPIAVDPPWEV, from the coding sequence GTGGAAGAAGGCCGGGTTCCCTGTCGCGGAGCGCTCCAGCAAGAAGCCGGCCTGAGCGGAACCCTGCGCACCGGCGGCGAGTGGGTCGTCGAAGTTCTCCGCGCCCAGGGCGTCCGCCACGTCTTTGGTCTCCCCGGCGTCCACAACCTCGCCATCTACGACGCGCTGATCCGCCAGCACGACATCGCCCACATCCTCTCCCGTCACGAGCAGGGCGCGGGCTTCATGGCCGACGGCTACGCGCGGTCCTCGGGCAGGCCCGGAGTGGTCGTCGTCACCACCGGCCCAGGCGCGACCAACGTGCTGACACCCCTCGTGGAATCGTTTGCGGATGGCCAGCCCATCCTGGTCCTCATGTCCGATATTCCGGCGGCGCTGATCGGCAAGGGCCTGGGCGCGCTCCACGAGGTGTCCAATCAGATCGACTGCTTTAAGCCCGTCTGCTCGTGGGCCGAGACGATCTACGACGCGCGGGAGATCCCGGCCGCCGTCGAGCGCGCCTTCCATCTCTTCCGCACGGGGCGGCAGCGGCCCATCGCGCTCTCGCTGCCGACCGATCTGCTTGTCGCGAAGACCGAGGGCCGGCGCGAGGCGTTCAGCGACAGGCCGCCGGCGTGCGACCCGCGGCTCGTTGACGATGCAGCACGGCGCCTGAGCGAGGCGAAGCGGCCGCTCATCGTGGCCGGCGGCGGCGTCATCTCCTCCGGGGCTTCCGCGGAGCTTGCCGCGCTGGCGCGCCGCCTCGGCGCTCCCGTCGTCACGTCGGTGATGGGGCGCGGCGCCATCCCGGAGACCGACCCGCTCTGGCTTGGTGTCCTCCCCAACTACCGGTCCACACAGGCCGCGCTGGAGAGGACCGACGTCGTCCTGGCCGTCGGCTGTCGCTTCGCCCACCGGTCTACCAAGGGCCTCATGCTCAAGCTCGACTTCAAGCCCGAGCAAACGCTGATTCACCTCGACATCGATCCGTCCGTCATCGGCCTTATGCACCGCGCGAACATCGCGATCGTCGGGGATGCGCGGAACGGACTGAGCGGGCTTCTGGCCGCGCTCGGCAAAGGCCCCGCCGCGACAGACTGGGACGCGGCGTGGATCCGTTCCCAGCGGGAGACCCGCTGGCCTCGCTACACCGAGACGGTGGACCGCCTCCTGACGATGCTCCGTCAGGCGCTTCCGCCCGAGGGCATCGTCGTCAACGACCAATGCGGGCTCAACTACTGGATGGAGTGGCACTTCCCCGTGCTCGAGCCCCGGACCTTCCTCTACCCCGTCGGCTCGGCCACTCTCGGTTACGGAGTGCCCGCGGCCATCGGCGCGAAAGTCGCGCATCCGGACCGGCCGGTGCTGGCGGTGCTGGGCGACGGCGGCTTCATGTTTTCCGTGAACGAGCTGGCGACAGCGGTGAAGTACGGGCTCGGCATCGTCTTCCTCGTGCTCAACGATGAGCGATACGGCGCCATCAAGTACCTCCAGGAAGGCATTTTCGGGAAATATGGCGAGGTGGATCTCGCCAACCCCGACTTCCCCGCCATGGCCCGAGCCTTCGGCGCCGAGGGCTTGCGGGTGGAGAGCCTCGACGATCTGCCGAAGGCGCTCGGCCGGGCGCTCAGCCATGCCGGCCCGACGCTCCTCGAGGTGCCGATCGCGGTCGATCCCCCCTGGGAAGTGTAG
- a CDS encoding YbaB/EbfC family nucleoid-associated protein: protein MKGFGNIMKEAQKLQQQMEALQAEAAKKKVQATAGGGMVTVEANGKQEILSIKIDREVINPEDAQMLEDLVLAACNEALRQSRELVQAEMSKLTAGLKIPGLGT from the coding sequence GTGAAAGGCTTTGGCAACATCATGAAGGAAGCGCAGAAGCTGCAGCAGCAGATGGAGGCGCTGCAGGCGGAAGCCGCGAAGAAGAAGGTCCAGGCGACGGCCGGCGGCGGCATGGTCACGGTTGAGGCGAACGGCAAGCAGGAAATCCTCTCGATTAAGATCGATCGCGAGGTCATCAACCCCGAGGACGCGCAGATGCTCGAGGACCTCGTGCTGGCGGCCTGCAACGAGGCGCTCAGGCAGTCGCGCGAGTTGGTCCAGGCCGAGATGAGCAAGCTGACCGCCGGGCTCAAGATCCCCGGCTTGGGAACGTAG
- the dnaX gene encoding DNA polymerase III subunit gamma/tau, producing MTYQVLARKWRPQVFAAVVGQDPVTRTLQNALASGRVAHAYLFTGPRGVGKTTTARLLAKALSCTNRTGPEACGACPSCLDFVSGAPMDVMEIDAASNTGVDDIRTLRENVKYAPARGRFKIYIVDEVHMLSGPAFNAFLKTLEEPPAHVVFVLATTDPRKIPATVLSRCQRFDFRPIPPEQLTATLTEILTKEGIRFELGALPLLVRAAEGSLRDALSLLDTAIAYGGGTLDESSVARLLGSSAPVHVRGFLAALLTRDGAGALEAIDRAARDGEDLAWLCREVVEAARRALVIKVSPDAPFADLTAAERAALAATAEPVSADELIYLLRAFMEADAEMRRSPHPRVELEIAAVRAARRPQPQAIEALIAKVDEAVTRLRGMPAARPVATQPGLLDAQAPRAAVPPPLAGASARASAERATIERTAGPPPEAPAVPAADLPAADLEDGWARAVEEILKKKALLGSVVQHGVPLKLEGPVLTIGLVASPFHREMLNDRANKEIITHAVQQHIPGARRVEIAAETAGAGAALNHPAVQAVVAMFQGEVVAVRPRAPEEKETQ from the coding sequence GTGACGTATCAAGTCTTGGCGCGGAAGTGGCGGCCGCAGGTGTTTGCGGCCGTTGTGGGGCAGGATCCGGTGACGCGCACGCTGCAGAACGCGCTGGCGTCGGGCCGCGTGGCGCATGCGTACCTCTTCACGGGCCCTCGCGGCGTCGGCAAGACCACGACGGCGCGGCTCCTGGCCAAGGCGCTGTCGTGCACGAATCGCACCGGGCCCGAGGCTTGCGGCGCCTGTCCCTCCTGCCTAGACTTCGTCTCAGGCGCGCCCATGGATGTGATGGAGATCGACGCCGCGTCCAACACTGGCGTCGACGACATCCGTACGCTCCGAGAGAACGTCAAGTATGCGCCGGCCCGCGGGCGCTTCAAGATCTACATCGTGGACGAAGTCCACATGCTCTCCGGCCCGGCGTTCAACGCCTTCCTCAAGACGCTGGAGGAGCCGCCGGCCCACGTGGTCTTCGTGCTGGCCACCACCGATCCGCGCAAGATCCCGGCGACCGTGCTCTCGCGCTGCCAGCGCTTCGACTTCCGGCCCATCCCCCCTGAGCAGCTGACGGCGACGCTGACGGAGATCCTGACGAAGGAAGGCATCCGATTCGAGCTCGGCGCGCTGCCGCTTCTCGTGCGCGCGGCCGAAGGCAGTCTGCGGGACGCGCTGTCGCTCCTCGACACGGCCATCGCCTACGGCGGAGGCACGCTCGACGAGTCGAGCGTGGCGCGTCTTCTCGGCTCCTCCGCGCCCGTCCACGTGCGCGGCTTCCTGGCCGCGCTCCTGACGCGCGACGGCGCCGGGGCGCTCGAGGCTATCGACCGTGCCGCGCGCGACGGGGAAGACCTCGCCTGGCTTTGCCGCGAGGTGGTGGAAGCGGCGCGCCGGGCCCTCGTCATCAAGGTCTCCCCCGACGCGCCGTTCGCCGATCTCACGGCAGCCGAGCGCGCCGCGCTCGCGGCTACCGCCGAACCGGTCAGCGCCGACGAGCTGATCTATCTCCTGCGCGCCTTCATGGAGGCCGACGCCGAGATGCGGCGCTCGCCGCATCCGCGGGTCGAGCTCGAGATCGCCGCCGTGCGCGCCGCGCGCCGGCCCCAGCCCCAGGCCATCGAGGCGCTGATCGCGAAAGTGGACGAGGCCGTCACCCGGCTCCGGGGCATGCCCGCCGCGCGGCCCGTGGCGACCCAGCCGGGCCTGCTCGATGCGCAGGCGCCGCGCGCCGCCGTGCCGCCGCCGCTCGCAGGCGCGAGCGCGCGCGCGTCCGCGGAGCGCGCGACCATTGAGCGCACCGCGGGGCCGCCGCCGGAAGCGCCGGCGGTGCCCGCGGCGGATCTCCCCGCGGCGGATCTCGAAGACGGATGGGCCCGCGCGGTGGAAGAAATTCTGAAGAAGAAGGCGCTCCTGGGCTCGGTCGTTCAACACGGCGTGCCGCTGAAGCTTGAGGGCCCCGTGCTGACCATCGGGCTCGTCGCGAGTCCCTTCCATCGCGAGATGCTGAACGACCGCGCCAACAAGGAGATCATCACGCACGCCGTTCAGCAGCACATTCCCGGAGCCCGGCGCGTCGAGATCGCGGCGGAGACCGCGGGGGCCGGCGCCGCCCTCAACCACCCGGCCGTCCAGGCGGTCGTTGCCATGTTCCAGGGCGAGGTCGTGGCGGTCAGGCCCCGCGCGCCCGAGGAGAAGGAGACCCAGTGA
- the recR gene encoding recombination mediator RecR, which translates to MAYYPEPVARLIEALQRLPGIGPKTAQRLTFFLLKRPADEVQTLAESLTQLKALIVHCRICFNVTEEDPCRICSDPRRDQRIFCVVEEPNDLLALERTGEFRGRYHVLLGALSPLDGIGPEDLRVRELLFRLETPGVEEVILATNPSVEGEATAIYLAKLLKPLGMRITRIARGLPVGGDLEYADEVTLSKALEGRREVG; encoded by the coding sequence ATGGCCTATTACCCGGAGCCGGTGGCGCGTCTCATCGAAGCGCTCCAGCGGCTGCCCGGCATCGGACCCAAGACCGCCCAGCGGCTGACCTTCTTCCTCCTGAAGCGCCCGGCCGACGAAGTGCAGACGCTCGCCGAGTCGCTGACCCAGCTCAAGGCGCTGATCGTCCACTGCCGCATCTGCTTCAACGTCACCGAGGAAGACCCCTGCCGCATTTGCAGCGACCCGCGGCGCGACCAGCGGATCTTCTGTGTCGTCGAGGAGCCCAACGACCTTCTCGCCCTCGAGCGCACAGGCGAGTTCCGGGGGCGCTACCACGTCCTTCTCGGCGCGCTGTCTCCGCTCGACGGCATCGGGCCCGAGGACCTGCGGGTGCGCGAGCTTCTGTTCCGGCTCGAGACGCCGGGCGTGGAGGAGGTCATCCTCGCGACCAACCCGAGCGTCGAGGGCGAGGCCACGGCCATCTACCTGGCCAAGCTCTTGAAACCCCTCGGCATGCGCATCACGCGCATCGCGCGCGGGCTGCCGGTCGGCGGCGATCTCGAGTACGCCGACGAAGTGACGTTGTCCAAAGCGCTCGAGGGCCGCCGCGAAGTCGGGTAG
- a CDS encoding FAD-linked oxidase C-terminal domain-containing protein, which translates to MVVLDAARKQALRRELSALLGKGSVLSEPEELLVYESDGLVLFRALADFVVFPTSTEQVAAVVKLANRESLPFVARGAGTGLSGGCLPAEGGLVISLMRMNRVLEVDYDNQIAVVEPGLVNLHLSWAVGPKGFYFAPDPSSQQACTVGGNIANNSGGPHTLKYGVTVNHVLGLEVVLPDGEIMWLGGRTREAQGYDMAGLFVGSEGTFGIATKIVVRILKQPQAVKTVLAVFDSIEQASKAVSAVIARGLIPAAMEMIDQLTIGAVEDAFGCGYPRDAAAALLIELDGLREGMEAQAERVMAACRDCGARDVRAARDEAERQLLWKGRKSAFGAYGHISPAYMVMDGVIPRTRLPEVLRRVNEIVASYGLRVGNVFHAGDGNLHPNILYDPRVPGEEARVVAAGGEILKVCADVGGSISGEHGIGLEKVDYMSLIFSEADLDYMGRLRDAFNPRNLCNPGKIFPSRKACGESGPAYRPHPIEEKGLAQRF; encoded by the coding sequence ATGGTCGTTTTGGACGCCGCGCGCAAGCAGGCCCTTCGCCGCGAGCTAAGCGCCCTCCTGGGCAAGGGATCCGTGCTGTCCGAGCCGGAGGAGCTTCTCGTCTACGAGTCCGACGGGCTCGTGCTCTTCCGGGCCCTCGCCGACTTCGTCGTCTTCCCGACGTCAACCGAGCAGGTCGCCGCCGTGGTGAAGCTCGCCAACCGGGAAAGCCTGCCCTTCGTGGCCCGCGGCGCGGGGACGGGGCTGTCGGGCGGATGCCTCCCGGCCGAAGGCGGCCTCGTGATCTCGCTGATGAGGATGAACCGCGTCCTCGAGGTGGACTACGACAACCAGATCGCCGTCGTCGAGCCCGGGCTCGTCAACCTGCACCTCTCCTGGGCCGTCGGGCCCAAGGGCTTCTACTTCGCGCCGGATCCCTCGAGCCAGCAGGCTTGCACCGTCGGCGGCAACATCGCCAACAACTCGGGCGGCCCGCACACGCTCAAGTACGGCGTGACGGTCAATCACGTGCTGGGTCTCGAAGTCGTGCTGCCCGACGGCGAGATCATGTGGCTCGGCGGCAGGACCCGCGAGGCGCAGGGCTACGACATGGCGGGGCTCTTCGTCGGCTCCGAGGGCACGTTCGGCATCGCGACCAAGATCGTCGTGCGCATCCTCAAGCAGCCGCAGGCGGTCAAGACCGTGCTGGCCGTCTTCGACTCGATCGAGCAGGCCTCCAAGGCGGTCTCCGCCGTGATCGCGCGGGGACTCATTCCCGCGGCGATGGAGATGATCGACCAGCTGACCATCGGGGCCGTCGAGGACGCCTTCGGCTGCGGCTACCCGCGGGACGCCGCCGCCGCGCTCTTGATCGAGCTCGACGGGCTCCGCGAGGGGATGGAGGCGCAGGCCGAGCGCGTGATGGCCGCGTGCCGCGACTGCGGCGCGCGCGACGTGCGCGCGGCGCGCGACGAGGCCGAGCGCCAGCTGCTCTGGAAGGGGCGCAAGAGCGCGTTCGGCGCCTACGGCCACATCTCGCCCGCCTACATGGTCATGGACGGTGTCATTCCCCGCACGCGGCTACCCGAAGTGCTCCGGCGCGTCAACGAGATCGTGGCGTCGTACGGGCTCCGCGTGGGCAACGTCTTCCACGCGGGCGACGGCAACCTCCACCCGAACATCCTCTACGACCCGCGCGTTCCCGGCGAAGAGGCGCGCGTGGTGGCGGCGGGCGGCGAGATCCTGAAGGTCTGCGCGGACGTGGGCGGCTCCATCTCGGGCGAGCATGGCATCGGTCTCGAGAAGGTGGACTATATGTCCCTCATCTTCTCCGAGGCCGATCTCGACTACATGGGGCGCCTCCGCGATGCCTTCAACCCGCGCAACCTCTGCAACCCCGGCAAGATCTTCCCGTCGCGCAAGGCCTGCGGCGAGAGCGGGCCCGCCTACCGCCCGCATCCCATCGAAGAGAAGGGCCTCGCCCAGCGCTTCTAG
- a CDS encoding FAD-binding oxidoreductase → MPASPLDALRGIVGPAHVLTGVDCGPYVVDGRTPEAVALPGSKDEVAAVLLAAAEAELPVTPWGGGTKMGIGNPPQRLGLVLALKRLNRLLEHEPGDLTATVEAGITLGALQRELGGRGQWISLDPAHADEATLGGILSSNAAGPRRHLYGSCRDLLIGVTVVTAAGALVKGGGKVVKNVAGYDLPKLFIGAFGTLGVVVEATVKLRPRPDADRLVVARFAQLKEAGAAARAVMGSDLLPSALDLVDGETLRALALGGPDGAALLIGVDGIPEQVAWQCAEVEHLLRPQGLADARVLDGDARDAAWRARGGLGRGAFAETAAVMKWVVLPAQVADVMEQGAAVAQRAGLIAALAAHAGVGVVEAVLAGARAGDATAIAGVLTEWRALVRAAGGQALVESAPLAVKERVPVWDDPGPALRIMQRIKSQFDPAGLLNPGRFVGGI, encoded by the coding sequence GTGCCTGCCTCTCCCCTCGACGCGCTTCGCGGTATTGTCGGCCCCGCACACGTGCTCACCGGTGTGGACTGCGGTCCGTATGTCGTCGACGGCCGCACGCCTGAAGCCGTCGCGCTCCCCGGGTCCAAGGACGAAGTCGCGGCCGTCCTCCTCGCCGCCGCCGAGGCGGAGCTGCCCGTGACGCCGTGGGGCGGCGGGACCAAGATGGGCATCGGCAACCCGCCCCAGCGCTTGGGCCTCGTGCTCGCGCTGAAGCGGCTCAACCGCCTCCTCGAGCACGAGCCGGGCGATCTGACCGCGACCGTTGAGGCAGGGATAACCCTGGGCGCGCTCCAGCGCGAGCTCGGCGGGCGCGGCCAGTGGATCTCCCTTGACCCTGCCCACGCCGACGAAGCGACGCTCGGCGGCATTCTCTCGAGCAATGCGGCTGGTCCGCGTCGTCACTTGTACGGATCGTGCCGCGATCTCCTCATCGGCGTGACCGTGGTCACGGCAGCGGGCGCGCTCGTCAAGGGCGGCGGCAAGGTGGTCAAGAACGTTGCCGGCTACGACCTGCCCAAGCTCTTCATCGGCGCGTTCGGGACGCTCGGCGTGGTGGTCGAGGCGACGGTGAAGCTCCGGCCTCGCCCCGACGCCGATCGGCTGGTGGTCGCGCGCTTCGCTCAGCTCAAGGAGGCGGGCGCGGCTGCTCGCGCTGTCATGGGCTCGGACCTCCTGCCCTCGGCCCTCGATCTTGTGGACGGCGAGACGCTCCGCGCGCTGGCGTTGGGCGGCCCAGACGGCGCGGCGCTCCTGATCGGCGTGGACGGGATTCCCGAGCAGGTCGCGTGGCAGTGCGCCGAGGTCGAGCACCTCCTGCGCCCGCAGGGATTGGCGGACGCCCGCGTGCTCGACGGGGACGCCCGCGATGCGGCCTGGCGCGCGCGCGGCGGGCTCGGACGCGGCGCCTTTGCCGAGACGGCGGCGGTGATGAAATGGGTCGTCCTGCCCGCCCAGGTCGCCGATGTCATGGAGCAGGGGGCCGCCGTCGCCCAGCGCGCGGGGCTCATCGCGGCGCTGGCGGCTCACGCGGGAGTAGGCGTCGTGGAGGCCGTGCTGGCGGGCGCGAGAGCCGGCGACGCGACGGCGATCGCGGGCGTGTTGACAGAATGGCGGGCGCTTGTCCGCGCGGCGGGCGGCCAGGCGCTGGTCGAGTCGGCGCCGCTCGCCGTCAAGGAGCGCGTGCCGGTCTGGGACGACCCGGGCCCGGCGCTCCGCATCATGCAGCGGATCAAGTCCCAGTTCGACCCGGCAGGTCTTTTGAATCCCGGCCGCTTCGTCGGAGGCATCTAG
- a CDS encoding molybdenum cofactor biosynthesis protein B, giving the protein MKDAVPQEHKSHAPASVGCFVLTISDSKTSETDTSGALIRELLSAAGHRVTGHAIVKDDPEQMAAVIRSGCAAPSVEAFILTGGTGITSRDSTYEAIEALLDKRLAGFGELFRMLSFQEIGAAAMLSRAQGGVVQGRVLFSLPGSPNACRLALEKLIIPELPHLIREVRR; this is encoded by the coding sequence ATGAAGGACGCCGTCCCGCAGGAGCACAAGAGCCACGCCCCGGCCTCGGTCGGCTGCTTCGTGCTGACCATCTCGGACTCCAAGACGTCCGAGACCGACACGAGCGGGGCGCTGATCCGGGAGCTTCTGAGCGCCGCGGGCCACCGCGTCACGGGCCACGCCATCGTCAAGGACGACCCGGAGCAGATGGCGGCGGTCATCCGCTCGGGCTGCGCCGCGCCGTCGGTCGAGGCCTTCATCCTCACGGGAGGCACGGGGATCACGAGCCGCGACTCGACGTACGAGGCGATCGAGGCGCTCCTCGACAAGCGGCTCGCGGGCTTCGGCGAGCTCTTCCGCATGCTCTCCTTCCAGGAGATCGGCGCGGCGGCGATGCTCTCGCGCGCGCAGGGCGGCGTGGTCCAGGGGCGCGTCCTCTTCTCCCTGCCGGGCTCGCCCAACGCCTGCCGGCTCGCGCTGGAGAAGCTCATCATCCCGGAATTGCCGCACCTGATCCGCGAGGTCAGGCGCTAG
- a CDS encoding Rieske (2Fe-2S) protein, producing MARVKVLDLAALPDGGVELVVADGVDVALFRRGDEIFALGNECAHKGGNLCDGRVEGDIVTCPLHGWEFDLRSGVCMTIPGESVLRFVVSVEDGVIFLEEPA from the coding sequence ATGGCCCGTGTCAAGGTCCTCGACCTCGCCGCCCTGCCCGACGGCGGCGTCGAGCTGGTCGTCGCGGACGGCGTGGACGTGGCGCTCTTCCGCCGCGGCGACGAGATCTTCGCCCTCGGCAACGAGTGCGCCCACAAGGGCGGCAATCTCTGCGACGGCCGCGTCGAGGGCGACATCGTCACCTGCCCGCTCCACGGCTGGGAGTTCGATCTTCGCTCGGGCGTCTGCATGACGATCCCGGGCGAGTCCGTGCTGCGCTTCGTGGTGAGCGTGGAGGATGGCGTCATCTTTCTCGAGGAGCCCGCATGA
- a CDS encoding heterodisulfide reductase-related iron-sulfur binding cluster yields MAHEGITLASPPAGPLTLHGHDVEGVNRCVHCGLCLAYCPTFSILGTEMDSPRGRIFLVKALAEGRLALSDPTVLHLDLCLGCRACETVCPSAVPYGQLIEAARAEIERQRPGGPLRRLFRWLNFAVLLPNPRLLGLAAAGLRFYQVSGVQRLVRALGLLKLLPSPLGEWEPLLPVLPPAAERAPLPALTPAAGTKRARVGLLTGCIQQVAFGSQNRATARVLAKNGAEVVAPLEQACCGALHAHAGEHDLAVTLAKRAIEVFEAAKVDCVVVNTSGCGAHMKDYGTLLADDPAWRERARHFASRVRDLSEFLVEEPLRGPLGTVKKTVTYHDPCHIVHGQKISKPPRALLAQIPGLTVVPLKEADWCCGSAGTYNLSQPEMARRLQERKVAHIRATGAEAVVTANPGCIIQIVQGLDAAGAHVKVLHLVEILDESYRNAPHPDPLPRGEREPSNPSPPPGELSHPSSPERGAIPNPSPPSGERVG; encoded by the coding sequence ATGGCTCACGAGGGGATAACGCTCGCGTCACCACCGGCCGGGCCGTTGACGCTCCACGGCCACGACGTCGAGGGCGTCAACCGCTGCGTCCATTGCGGCCTCTGCCTCGCCTACTGTCCGACCTTCTCCATCCTCGGCACCGAGATGGACTCGCCGCGCGGCCGGATCTTCCTCGTCAAGGCGCTCGCCGAGGGACGGCTCGCCCTAAGCGACCCGACGGTCTTGCACCTCGACCTCTGCCTCGGCTGCCGCGCCTGCGAGACCGTCTGTCCCTCGGCCGTGCCCTATGGCCAGTTGATCGAGGCCGCGCGCGCCGAGATCGAGCGCCAGCGGCCGGGCGGGCCGCTGCGGCGCCTGTTCCGCTGGCTGAACTTCGCGGTCCTGCTGCCGAACCCGCGGCTCCTGGGCCTCGCCGCGGCGGGGCTGCGCTTCTACCAGGTCAGCGGGGTTCAGCGTCTCGTGCGCGCGCTGGGCCTGCTCAAGCTCCTGCCGTCACCACTCGGGGAGTGGGAGCCGCTCCTGCCCGTGCTCCCGCCGGCCGCCGAGCGAGCGCCGCTTCCCGCTCTCACGCCTGCTGCGGGCACGAAGCGCGCTCGCGTGGGACTCTTGACCGGCTGCATCCAGCAGGTCGCCTTCGGCTCGCAGAACCGCGCGACGGCGCGCGTGCTGGCAAAGAACGGCGCGGAGGTCGTCGCGCCGTTGGAGCAGGCCTGCTGCGGCGCGCTTCACGCGCACGCGGGCGAGCACGACCTCGCCGTGACTCTCGCCAAGCGCGCCATCGAGGTCTTCGAGGCCGCGAAGGTCGACTGCGTCGTCGTCAACACGTCGGGGTGCGGAGCCCACATGAAGGACTACGGGACCCTTCTAGCCGATGATCCCGCCTGGCGCGAGCGGGCCCGGCACTTCGCCTCGCGCGTCCGCGATCTCTCCGAGTTCCTCGTTGAGGAGCCGCTGCGCGGGCCACTGGGAACCGTGAAGAAGACCGTGACGTATCACGACCCCTGTCACATCGTCCACGGCCAGAAGATCTCGAAGCCTCCGCGCGCGCTGCTGGCCCAGATCCCCGGGCTCACCGTGGTGCCGCTCAAGGAAGCGGACTGGTGCTGCGGCTCGGCGGGCACCTACAACCTAAGCCAGCCCGAGATGGCGCGGAGGCTCCAGGAGCGCAAGGTAGCGCACATCCGCGCGACGGGGGCGGAGGCCGTGGTCACGGCCAATCCCGGCTGCATCATCCAGATCGTCCAGGGGCTCGACGCCGCGGGCGCGCACGTCAAGGTGCTCCACTTGGTCGAGATCCTCGACGAGTCCTACCGGAACGCCCCTCACCCCGACCCTCTCCCCAGAGGGGAGAGGGAGCCTTCGAACCCCTCTCCCCCACCGGGGGAGCTTTCGCATCCCTCTTCCCCAGAGCGGGGAGCCATTCCAAATCCCTCTCCCCCATCGGGGGAGAGGGTAGGGTGA
- a CDS encoding rhodanese-like domain-containing protein: MKLKKGFRQLVDEAKSRITTLSLEETRARHAKGDAVFVDLRDVRELEREGMIPGAFHCPRGMLEFWIDPESPYHKDIFGSGKSFIFYCNGAWRSALGTDTAQQMGLEPVYEMDGGFAAWKKAGFPVAERSSKKPA, from the coding sequence ATGAAGCTCAAGAAGGGCTTCCGGCAGCTGGTCGACGAGGCGAAGTCCAGGATCACGACGCTGAGCCTCGAGGAGACGCGCGCGCGACACGCCAAGGGCGATGCGGTTTTCGTAGACCTACGAGACGTCCGCGAGCTGGAACGGGAGGGCATGATCCCCGGAGCGTTTCACTGCCCGCGCGGCATGCTGGAGTTCTGGATCGACCCGGAGAGCCCGTACCATAAGGACATCTTCGGGTCCGGCAAGAGCTTCATCTTCTACTGCAACGGCGCCTGGCGGTCGGCGCTCGGCACTGACACCGCGCAGCAGATGGGCCTCGAGCCCGTCTACGAGATGGACGGCGGCTTCGCCGCGTGGAAGAAGGCCGGGTTCCCTGTCGCGGAGCGCTCCAGCAAGAAGCCGGCCTGA